The nucleotide sequence CTGGAGGCCGTCGCGCACGGCCTGCCCTGCGTCTCGGCCGACGTGGGCGACACCCGCGAGGCGCTCGACGGCGCCGTGCTGATCGTGCCGGTCGACGACCGGCCGGCGCTGGTGGTGGCGCTGCGCCGACTGCTCGACGACGTCGAGCTGCGGCGCACGCTGGGGGCGACGGCGCGGCTGAGAGCCGAGGCCGACCTCGACGTCACGCTGATGGCGGAGCGCACCGCCGAGGTGCTGCGCCGGGCGGCGTTCAGCCGAGCAGCTCGTCGACTTGGCTCAGTACATGCGTGACGGATACGCCGCTGGCGCAGCGGAAGTCGATCGGACACGTGAGCAGTCCGCACGGATTGCAGCCGACGTCGACCAGCGCCGCACGATGCGTGGGCAGCGGGTGGGCCCAGCGGACGGGGTCGCCGGACAGGAACACCGTGACCGCCCGCGTCCCGGTCGCCGCGGCGAGGTGCGCGGCGCCGGTGTCGTTGCCCACCAGGACGGCGGCGTCCCGCAGCAGGGCGGCATACCCGCCGACGTCGGTGCGCCCGGTCGCGTCGACGGCGTCGGCGCGCATGGCGGCGCGCACCGCACCGGTCAGCTCGCGTTCGCCGGCCTGCCCCGCCACGACGACGCGCAGCCCGCGCTGCGCCAGTCCGTCGCCGACGGCGGCGTAGCGCTCGGTGGGCCAGCACCGCGTCGGTGCGCTCGCACCGGGATGCAGCACCGCGTATTCGCCTGCCCGCAGCCCGGTTTCGCGCAGCAGGGCGTCGTGCCGGTCGTCGTCGGCGGCCTCGAAGGGAAAGCTCATCGCGTGGCCGTCGGTGGGGACGCCGAGGTGCGCCAGCAATGCCAGATGCCGTTGGGTCTCGTGCACCGTGCGCGGATAGTCCAGGTACATCGACGCGTCACCGGCCGGCCGTGCGCCGGCGGCGACGAAGCCGCCGCCGTGGCGGGCGCCGAGGAGATCGGTCACCTCGTTGGCCGCGGGCCGGTCACCGTAGCACTGCAGCGCCACGTCGAATTCACGCTCGAGCGCCGTCGCGAGGAACGGCGCCCAAGCCTCGGGCTGCGGTGCGCGTTCGGGGATGCCGGGGAAGCCGGGGAACGGCAGCAGGTCGTCGACGCAGTCGCGCATCCGGTGCAGCAGCGGCGCCATCTCCGGCCAGGTGATCACGGTGACGTGCAGGTCCGGCCGGGCCGCGCGCAGCGCCTGCCAGGCGGGCAGCGAGCACAGCAGATCACCGAGACCCACGCGCAGCCGGACCAGTGCAACGCGGCGGACGTCGGGATCGGTCAGAACGGGCACGGCTGCTGAGATGCCCACTGTGAGCGTAATCATGCCGACCTACCGGCAGAGTCACTTCCTGCCCCGCGCGGTCCACAGCCTGCTGGCCCAGTCACTGACCGACTGGGAACTGCTCGTCGTCGACGACGGCTCACCCGACGACGTCGCCAGGGCGCTGCAACCGTTTTCGTCCGACACCCGCGTGCGGCTGCTGCGGCTGCCGGAGAACATGGGCCTGGGTGCCGCGCTCAACACCGGCCTGAACAGCGCGCGTTCCGGTCGCATCGCCTACCTGCCGAGCGACGACGTCTATCACGTCGATCACCTCGCCACGCTGTCCGCGGCACTGGACGACGGTGCCGCATGGGCACATTCGGGGGTGATCCACCACGGTGACGAGGTGGCGCTCAACGCCCCTCCGGAGGGGCTGCAGCTGGTGCAGGTGATGCACGGTGCCCGGCCGCTGCGCTGGGTCACCCGTGATGAGGGCGAGAGCGACGACCTCGACCTGCTGTTCTTCGCCGCCCTGCGCGGCACCGGTCCCGGCCGGGCGACGGGCCGGGTGACGTGCACGTGGACCGATCACCCGGACCAGCGGCACAAGGCGCTCAGCGAACGGCACGACGGCGGCGTCAACGTCTTTCGGCGCCGCTACCGCATCCGGCAGCCGCTGCGGATCCGCACCCGCGACGGCAACGCGGTCGACGAGCGGGCGTTGTACCGGAGGTTCCGCGAGACGCGGATGGGCCCGGCGCGCGACCCGCTCACGGTGCTGCTGGTCGGTGAACTCGCCTACAACCCGGAGCGGGTGCTGGCGCTGGCCGAGCGCGGGGCCCGGCTGTTCGGGCTGTGGACCGGCGACGGGCTCGGTTACAACACCGTGGGCCCGTTGCCGTTCGGGCACGTCACCGACATCGACGACGGTGACTGGCGCACCGCGGTGCGGGCGCTGTCACCCGATGTCATCTACGCCCAACTCGACTGGCGCGCCGTGCCGTTCGCCGCCGAGGTGCTGCATGCCACCGCGGGCATCCCGTTCGTGTGGCACTTCAAGGAGGCCCCGCAGCGCAGCATCGCGCGCGGCGAATGGTCGCAACTGGCCGCGCTGTGCCGCCACTCCGACGCCGTGATCCTCGGTTCCGAGGAGGAGCGGCAGTGGTTCCGGCTGGCGCTGCCCGACCTCGCCGACGCCGGACTGGTCGTCGACGCGAGCCTGCCGAAGGCGGACTGGCAGGACGCCCCGGCCGCCCGGCGGCTCTCGGCATCCGACGGCGCGGTGCACACCGCCGTCCTGGGGCGCCCACTCGGGCTTGACCCGAAGTTCGTCGGCGCGCTCGCCGCGGGCGGCGTGCACCTGCACTGTCACGGGCTGCGCGACGGGCCCGCGGCGCCGTGGCGGTCCTGGCTCGACGAGGTGCGGGCGGTGGCGCCGGAGCACCTGCACCTGCACGGACCGGTCGACGCGACGCAGTGGGTGTCGGTGCTGTCGCGCTACGACGCCGCGTGGATGCACCGGTTCCGCAGCCACAACGGCGGTGACCTCACCCGGGCGACGTGGGACGACCTCAACGTGCCGGCGCGGCTCGGCACCTTCCTCGCGGCCGGCCTGCCGGTGCTGCAGCAGCGCAGCCCGGGCAGCCGGGTCGCGATGGAACGGCTGGTTCGGGAGAAGGGCATCGGCTGGTGCTACGAGGAGGCCGACGACGTCGTGGCCGCGCTGCACGACACGGCACACGCCGAGCAGCTGCGCGCCGACCTGTGGCACCGGCGGCGCGAGTTCACCTTCGACCACCACGCCGACGATCTAATGGCGCTGTTCCGGCGGCTCGCCGGCCGGCCGACGAGGAGGTAGCCGTGTGCGGGATCGCCGGGGCGGCGGGGCCGGGGGCGACGACGGCGCTCGTCGAGGACATGTGCGCGGCGCTGCGGCACCGCGGTCCCGACGATCTGCGGGCCGTCGCGGTCGGCGATCCGCCCGTCAGCCTCGGCATCGCGCGGCTCGCGATCATCGACGTGGCCGGTGGTCGGCAGCCGATCGCCGCCGGCGACGTGACCGTCGTCGGCAACGGCGAGATCTTCAACCACGTCGAGCTGCGCGCCGAACTCGAGCAGCGCGGGCACCGTTTCCGCACCGGCAGCGACGTGGAGGTGGTGGCCCACCTCTTCGAGGAGTCGGGGCTCGCGTGCCTTGGCCGCCTCAACGGGATGTTCGCCCTCGCGATCCACGACGGCCGCACCGGCGAGGTGCACCTGGTCCGCGACCGGGTCGGGGTCAAGCCGTTGTTCTGGAGCAACGCCGGTGGGCGCCTGCGTTTCGCGTCGGAACTGCCTGCGCTGCTGCGGGATCCGGCCCTGCCGCGCACCGTGGACCTCGAGGGCCTCGCCTCGATGCTCGTCCTCACCCACCTTCCGGCCCCGCGCACGCCGCTGCGCGACGTCGCGAAGGTCGAGCCGGGCTGCGTCGTCACGTGGCGGGCGGGCGAGGTCGGCCACCGGCGGTGGTGGCACTGGCCCACCCCGTCGGGCGCCGCGCCGAAGGACGTCCGCGATCAGGTCCGCGACCTGGTGGTCGACGCCGTGCGGCTGCAGCTGCGCAGCGACGTCCCGGTGGGGGTGCTGCTCAGCGGCGGCATCGACTCGACGGCGGTGCTCTGGGCGGTCCGCGAACTCGGCAGCAGCGCGCCGGGGTACTGCGTCGACTTCGACGAACCCGACGGCGACACTGCCTACGCGCGCCTCGCCGCCGACGACCTCGGCGCACCGCTCATCACCCGCACCATCGACGGCGTCGACGCGCTGCGGGCACTGCCCGACCTGGCGGCACGGCTGTCCGAACCGCTCGGCGACCCCGCCGTGCTGCCCAGCCTCGCGATCTGCGAGACCGCCGCGCAGGACGTGACGGTCCTGCTGAGCGGCACCGGCGCCGATGAGATCTGGGGTGGCTACGGCCGCTACACGCTGCCCGGTGCCGACCCGGTGCAGCGCTACGTCGACGACCTCTCGGTACTTCCGGAGGCCGAAGTCCGCACCGCGCTCGGACTCTCCGGGCGTGAACCGGT is from Mycolicibacterium grossiae and encodes:
- the asnB gene encoding asparagine synthase (glutamine-hydrolyzing); the protein is MCGIAGAAGPGATTALVEDMCAALRHRGPDDLRAVAVGDPPVSLGIARLAIIDVAGGRQPIAAGDVTVVGNGEIFNHVELRAELEQRGHRFRTGSDVEVVAHLFEESGLACLGRLNGMFALAIHDGRTGEVHLVRDRVGVKPLFWSNAGGRLRFASELPALLRDPALPRTVDLEGLASMLVLTHLPAPRTPLRDVAKVEPGCVVTWRAGEVGHRRWWHWPTPSGAAPKDVRDQVRDLVVDAVRLQLRSDVPVGVLLSGGIDSTAVLWAVRELGSSAPGYCVDFDEPDGDTAYARLAADDLGAPLITRTIDGVDALRALPDLAARLSEPLGDPAVLPSLAICETAAQDVTVLLSGTGADEIWGGYGRYTLPGADPVQRYVDDLSVLPEAEVRTALGLSGREPVTQRLRDGLAAVGTRDTGAARMYLDGTLSLPAALLPLLDTSSMVHSLEARVPLLDHRLVELAAALPGDARMPGGALKDLFRSALRGCVPDAVLDRPKRGFAPPLSRWDAARLGTVLRRLQATPGGIADVLDPVVARRWLRADAADPALVALRTWVLLVADLWWRALITRQPLTGDLATVA
- a CDS encoding glycosyltransferase, translating into MSVIMPTYRQSHFLPRAVHSLLAQSLTDWELLVVDDGSPDDVARALQPFSSDTRVRLLRLPENMGLGAALNTGLNSARSGRIAYLPSDDVYHVDHLATLSAALDDGAAWAHSGVIHHGDEVALNAPPEGLQLVQVMHGARPLRWVTRDEGESDDLDLLFFAALRGTGPGRATGRVTCTWTDHPDQRHKALSERHDGGVNVFRRRYRIRQPLRIRTRDGNAVDERALYRRFRETRMGPARDPLTVLLVGELAYNPERVLALAERGARLFGLWTGDGLGYNTVGPLPFGHVTDIDDGDWRTAVRALSPDVIYAQLDWRAVPFAAEVLHATAGIPFVWHFKEAPQRSIARGEWSQLAALCRHSDAVILGSEEERQWFRLALPDLADAGLVVDASLPKADWQDAPAARRLSASDGAVHTAVLGRPLGLDPKFVGALAAGGVHLHCHGLRDGPAAPWRSWLDEVRAVAPEHLHLHGPVDATQWVSVLSRYDAAWMHRFRSHNGGDLTRATWDDLNVPARLGTFLAAGLPVLQQRSPGSRVAMERLVREKGIGWCYEEADDVVAALHDTAHAEQLRADLWHRRREFTFDHHADDLMALFRRLAGRPTRR
- a CDS encoding glycosyltransferase family 9 protein, whose translation is MGISAAVPVLTDPDVRRVALVRLRVGLGDLLCSLPAWQALRAARPDLHVTVITWPEMAPLLHRMRDCVDDLLPFPGFPGIPERAPQPEAWAPFLATALEREFDVALQCYGDRPAANEVTDLLGARHGGGFVAAGARPAGDASMYLDYPRTVHETQRHLALLAHLGVPTDGHAMSFPFEAADDDRHDALLRETGLRAGEYAVLHPGASAPTRCWPTERYAAVGDGLAQRGLRVVVAGQAGERELTGAVRAAMRADAVDATGRTDVGGYAALLRDAAVLVGNDTGAAHLAAATGTRAVTVFLSGDPVRWAHPLPTHRAALVDVGCNPCGLLTCPIDFRCASGVSVTHVLSQVDELLG